One Nicotiana sylvestris chromosome 12, ASM39365v2, whole genome shotgun sequence genomic window carries:
- the LOC138882794 gene encoding uncharacterized protein, giving the protein MNKIQVKRVLIDPGSSTNIIRSRPVEQLGLQDQIVPATRALNDFNIASETTKGEVIFPVNVAGTIQETKFHVIEGDMRYNALLERPWIHNLRAVPSTLHQVLKFPTSEGIKMGYGKQLATKEIFAIDKVVPVSALSLTKGSESKGKQEVK; this is encoded by the coding sequence atgaataaaattcaagttaaacgtgtgttgattgatccaggtagctcgacaaaCATTATTCGATCAAGGCCTGTAGAACAACTCGGTCTCCAAGATCAAATCGTGCCTGCAACTCGAGCACTCAACGACTTCAACATagcaagtgaaaccaccaaaggggaagTCATTTTTCCAGTAAATGTGGCTGGGACTATCCAGGAAACAAAGTTCCATgtgatcgaaggtgacatgaggtacaacgcgcTGCTCGAAAGGCCTTGGATTCACAACTTGAGAGCAGTGCCCTCGACGCTTCATCAAGTATTGAAATTCCCAACATCAGAAGGAATCAAAATGGGGTACGGTAAACAACTTGCCACCAAAGAAATATTTGCAATCGATAAGGTAGTACCAGTATCGGCACTGTCATTAACAAAGGGATCAGAGTCGAAGGGAAAGCAAGAAGTTAAATAA